The following proteins are encoded in a genomic region of Tenebrio molitor chromosome 7, icTenMoli1.1, whole genome shotgun sequence:
- the Vha100-1 gene encoding V-type proton ATPase 116 kDa subunit a 1 isoform X4, with product MASLFRSAEMTLCQLFLQSEAAYACVSELGELGLVQFRDLNPDVNVFQRKFVNEVRRCDEMERKLRYLEKEIKKDGIPMLDTGENPEAPQPREMIDLEATFEKLENELREVNQNAEALKRNFLELTELKQILRKTQVFFDEMADPSREEEQVTLLGEEGLRAGGQALKLGFVAGVILRERIPAFERMLWRACRGNVFLRQAEIETPLEDPSTGDQVYKSVFIIFFQGDQLKTRVKKICEGFRATLYPCPEAPGDRREMAMGVMTRIEDLNTVLGQTQDHRHRVLVAAAKNIKNWFVKVRKIKAIYHTLNLFNLDVTQKCLIAECWVPVLDFENIQLALRRGTERSGSSVPPILNRMETLEDPPTYNHTNKFTSGFQNLIDAYGVATYREMNPTPYTIITFPFLFAVMFGDLGHGLLMAFFGGWMVLKEKPLAAKKSDNEIWNIFFGGRYIIFLMGLFSMYTGLIYNDVFSKSLNIFRSNWVINNITKKDALSNDYMMLDPAEGDYVDYPYPIGMDPVWQIARNKIIFQNSYKMKISIVFGIIHMLFGVALSLFNFTYFKNKLSIVAEFIPQVIFLVFLFFYMVLLMFIKWFMYYPTNIESEIKYSPRCAPSILITFINMVLNKETIVDRQCDATMYAGQIPIQKLLFVCAVICVPWMLLAKPIYIMRHRRKMNYSVSHQQMQAAAGNGDAEQPIHNNTAQPVAGHGGGHGDEEEMSEIFIHQGIHTIEYVLGSVSHTASYLRLWALSLAHAQLSDVLWRMVLNKGLICDGWVGGIVLYIIFAVWATLTVSILVLMEGLSAFLHTLRLHWVEFQSKFYSGQGYAFLPFSFENLLDSASQTTEE from the exons ATGGCATCGTTATTCAGAAGTGCGGAAATGACATTATGTCAACTGTTTTTGCAAAGTGAGGCTGCATATGCTTGTGTGTCCGAGCTGGGCGAACTGGGCCTTGTGCAGTTCAGAGAT CTCAACCCGGACGTCAACGTGTTCCAAAGAAAATTCGTCAATGAGGTCCGCCGTTGCGATGAAATGGAACGGAAACTCCGCTACTTGGAGAAAGAGATCAAGAAAGATGGAATTCCTATGTTGGACACGGGCGAAAACCCAGAAGCCCCACAGCCCAGAGAAATGATTGATCTTGAG GCGACGTTCGAAAAACTCGAAAATGAATTGAGAGAAGTCAACCAGAATGCTGAAGCGCTCAAGCGCAATTTTCTTGAACTCACCGAACTCAAGCAGATCTTGAGGAAGACGCAGGTGTTCTTCGATGAG ATGGCCGATCCGTCTCGCGAGGAGGAACAAGTCACCCTACTAGGCGAAGAGGGCCTCCGTGCTGGAGGTCAAGCTCTTAAGCTGGG TTTTGTTGCTGGCGTTATCCTTCGCGAACGTATCCCAGCTTTCGAAAGGATGTTGTGGCGAGCTTGTCGCGGCAACGTTTTCCTGCGTCAAGCCGAGATTGAAACGCCTTTGGAGGATCCTTCTACg GGCGACCAAGTTTATAAATCCGTCTTTATAATCTTTTTCCAAGGAGATCAGTTAAAAACGCGCGTGAAAAAGATATGCGAAGGTTTCCGTGCAACTTTATATCCATGTCCCGAGGCCCCAGGTGACCGTCGTGAAATGGCGATGGGTGTGATGACACGAATCGAAGATCTCAATACT GTTTTGGGTCAAACTCAAGACCATCGACACAGAGTACTTGTGGCCGCGGcgaaaaacatcaaaaattggTTCGTGAAGGTCCGCAAGATCAAAGCGATATATCACACTTTAAATCTGTTCAATCTCGACGTGACTCAGAAATGTCTGATAGCAGAGTGCTGGGTGCCAGTTTTAGATTTTGAGAACATTCAGCTGGCTCTGCGCAGAGGCACTGAAAGGAGCGGTAGTTCAGTGCCTCCAATTTTGAATCGGATGGAAACTTTAGAAGATCCTCCGACCTACAATCACACAAACAAATTCACTTCAGGTTTCCAGAATTTAATCGATGCTTACGGTGTCGCTACCTACAGAGAAATGAACCCGACACCGTATACCATAATAACTTTTCCGTTTTTGTTTGCCGTAATGTTCGGTGATTTGGGACATGGATTGTTGATGGCGTTTTTTGGAGGATGGATGGTTCTTAAAGAAAAACCTTTAGCTGCTAAAAAATCTGATAACGAA ATTTGGAACATTTTCTTCGGTGGACggtatatcatatttttgaTGGGTCTTTTTTCCATGTACACGGGACTTATATATAACGATGTGTTTTCCAAATCATTGAATATATTTAGATCCAATTGGGTGATCAATAACATAACTAAAAAGGATGCCCTGTCCAATGACTATATGATGTTAGATCCAGCAGAAGGTGATTACGTGGATTATCCATATCCGATTGGAATGGATCCAGTTTGGCAAATTgcgagaaataaaattatatttcaaaattcctATAAGATGAAGATATCTATTGTGTTTGGAATCATACACATGTTGTTTGGTGTTGCCTTGagtctttttaattttac ATACTTTAAAAACAAGCTTAGTATCGTTGCCGAATTTATCCCTCAGGTCATATTTTtggttttcttgtttttctaTATGGTGCTTCTAATGTTCATCAAATGGTTTATGTATTATCCAACTAATATTG AGTCGGAAATTAAGTACAGTCCTAGATGTGCTCCATCGATTCTGATCACGTTTATTAATATGGTGCTGAACAAAGAAACCATCGTCGATCGCCAGTGTGATGCGACAATGTATGCCGGACAAATACCTatccaaaaattattatttgtatgTGCCGTAATTTGCGTTCCGTGGATGCTTCTTGCGAAGCCTATTTATATAATGCGCCACAGACGTAAGATGAACTATTCA GTATCTCATCAGCAAATGCAAGCGGCTGCTGGTAACGGTGATGCTGAACAACCTATACACAACAATACGGCGCAACCCGTTGCCGGCCACGGTGGCGGACACGGAGATGAAGAAGAGATGAGTGAGATATTCATACATCAAGGTATCCATACCATCGAGTACGTATTAGGATCAGTTTCCCACACTGCTTCATATCTTCGATTATGGGCGTTGTCTTTGGCACACGCTC AATTGTCTGACGTATTATGGAGAATGGTGTTGAATAAAGGTTTAATTTGTGACGGATGGGTGGGAGGAATAGTTTTATACATAATATTCGCAGTTTGGGCCACTTTGACAGTGTCCATTCTGGTCCTGATGGAAGGACTTTCAGCTTTCTTGCACACGCTACGTCTTCATTG GGTGGAATTTCAAAGCAAATTTTATTCAGGGCAAGGGTATGCATTTTTACCGTTTTCATTCGAAAATCTATTGGATTCAGCCTCACAAACAACTgaagaataa